CGTTTTTGGCCTGGGACACTGCCCTGATGAGCGGTGCGTCATGCACTTCTCAAACTCCATAGTTGACACGGACATCAAGGAACCCGTTTACTGTCCCCCCTGTCTCAGGAGGCTTAAGAAAAACTTGGAGGTTGGGTTATGATAGAGATTGAGGTTAAGGGGTACGCGAACGAGGCAGTGTTTGAGCGCGTTAGGGAGAACTTCAAGCTGATACGAAAGGAGTATCACGAGGACACCTACTTCAGGCATCCGTGCAGGGATTTCGCCGAAACCGATGAGGCCCTCAGGATAAGGATAAGACGCTTCAACGGGCACTTCGAGGCGTTCCTCACTTACAAGGGGCCAAAGATAGACCAGAACTCGAAAACCCGAATGGAGATAGAGGTCCCGATAAGCGACCCCGACAAGCACACGGAGATACTCAGAAACCTGGGTTTCGAGGAGGTTCTCACCATAGAGAAGACCCGGGAAAAGTACTACGTGGACAAGGGTATCATAATAGACCTCGACGAGGTGAACGGTCTCGGAAAGTTCATTGAGATCGAGGCCCTAGCCGAGGGAGAAGAGGTCGTCGAGGAAACGGTAAAGATACTCCGTGAGATTCTGGAGTCCCTGGGAGTCGAGAGGTTCGAGAGACGCTCTTACCTGGAGCTAATGCTCGAAAGGGAGGTGGAGCATGGGGAGGCTGGATGAGTTCTTCAAGTCACTGGGCGAGAAAAGGAGAAAGAGGTCAGAGCTGGATGTTCTCGAGGAGATAGAGGGCCTCATCGGGATAGGAGAAATCGAGCAGGCGGTTGAATTAGTCGGGGAGATTGAGGGCGAATCCAACAGGTTTCTGGCCCTGAGGATGATTCTGCGCTCGATTATGGAAAGATTAACTGAGTTGAAGCGCTCAGAGGGCGAAGCGGATACGGGATTCGAAAACATGAGGGAAACGGTCAAGACCCTGATACCCCTCGTTAATTCCCTCATCAATCCTCGCTACAGGGCCATACTCCTCGGAGACCTGGCGGTTCTATTCTACCACCTCAACGATGAACTCAACGGCGACATAGCCCTTCGAACCGCGATAAACCTTGCCAAGGAGAGTGCCGACATAATTCGGGACATTCTCATGGGACTCGTGAACGCGGGCCTGCTGAGGAAGGCGGGCTACGCCATGAAGATGGTCCGCGAGCCGGAGAAGCTCGACGTCGTGCTCGTGCACCTGGCGGAGATGTTCTACCGCGCTGGCGACGTCCAGAGGGCAAAGTTGATAATCGAGCACATCTCCAACCCGTTCCACAGGGCAATGGCGCTCTACTACCTCGCCGAGGTGGAGGGGGAGCGGAACAGGGAGGGGGCACTGAAGATACTGGACGCGGCATTCAAGATTGCAGATAAGGTGGAAGACCCCGACGCCAGATTCGAGCTCATGCTCAAGCTCTACGACCTCAAATACGCTCTCCTTGGGAAGGCGCTCACACTGGAGGATATCCTATCCCGGAGAGAAGCTCCTCCTCAGTGATGGCCGGTCCCTTCAACATACCCCTCTTCCTGAGCTCGTGGGATATCTCGAGGCTTGGAGGGAGCTTCACACCTAGTCTCTTCAGCGTCTCGGCCTCCTCGGCTATCTCCCTGGGGGTTCCCTCCAGGACAATTTCTCCGCCCGCCATGACCAGCACCCGGTCGGCGAAACGGAGGATGTAGTCGGTGTGATGCTCGACCAGAACCACCGTGATGCCGTGCTCCTTCCGGAGGAGGGAAACGAGTCCCAGGACTTCCTTCCGTCCGACGGGGTCAAGCTGGGACGTCGGTTCGTCCAGAACAAGCACGGCCGGCTCCATGGCCAGAACCGCCGCTATGGCCAGCCTCTGCTGCTGTCCCCCGCTCAGGTTGGGCGGAAACTCGTTCTCAAGTCCCCTCAGTCCGGTTACCTCCAGCGCCCACCGGAGTCTTCTGAGTATCTCGTTTCTATCGAATCCCAGATTTTCAAGACCGAAGGCTATCTCCTCCTCGACGGTCATGTTGAAGAGTTGGCTCTCGGGATTCTGGAGGACAAGGCCGACGAGCGTTGAGAGCTTCGCCACGGGTGTTTCCTTGGTGTTGTACTTCTCCCCGGTCTCCGGGTCCCTGACTATGACATCGCCTGAGAACTCACCCTTTATCGAGTTGGGAATCACGCCGTTGAGGGTCAGACAGAGCGTGGACTTTCCGCTTCCGCTCGGCCCGATTATTCCGAGGAGCTCCCCCTGCCTAACCTTAAAGCTCACGTTCTTCAGCGAGTACTCCCTCGCTCGCCTGTACCTGAAACTGAGGTCCTCCACGCTTATGACGTTCATCTCCTCGTCACCACCCTCGGGGCGAGGAGGAATACGCTTATGATGAACACTAGGGTCGAGAATATCTCCAGCCTTCCAATCCACATGTGAAGGATGAGGAGGATTTTGAGGTCAACCGGCAGTGTGGGGGAGGTTATGCCGATGCTGAGACCAACGTTGCCCTGGGCGGAGGCGACCTCGAAGAAAGAATCCGTCAGGCTCGTGCCGAGGCGGAGCATCGTGTAGAGCGTGCCTATGAGAAGGAAGGCGAAGTACGTCATCGTGAAGCTCATGACCTCCTGAATGTCCTCCTCGCTGAACAGATAGTTGCCCACCTTCCTCTTGATGACTGCACCCTTGGGCAGTATGGCGCTCTGGAGGGTCCACTTGAGGCTTTCGTACATCAATATGACACGTATGAGCTTTATACCACCCGCGGTGCTTCCGGCGCCGCCGCCGATGACCATAAGGATGCCTAGTATGAACTTGCCCAGCTCCGGATACTTGCTCAGGTCAGCGATTCCAAATCCGGTACAGGTTATTGCCGAAACTGCGTGGAAAACCGCCTGTCTGAGGGCGTCGCCTATGCCATCTCCGAGCTGGGTGAGGCTGAGGGCTATCACGGCTATCGCGGGGAACAGGAATATGAACATGTACTTGACCTGAACGTCCTCGAAGAAGGGCTTGAGGTGCCTGTCCCTGAAGAGTCTGTAGTGAACCGTGAAGTTGACGGCACCCATTATCATGAGGAATATCGTGACGGCCTCTATGGAGGTGCTGTTGAAGTAGCCGATGCTCAGGTCGTGGCTACTCATACCACCGGTTCCAAGACCGGTCATGGAGTGTATGACGGCATCAAAGAGGGGCATGCCGTTGATGTAGTAGAGGTAAACGCCAACCAATGTGAGAACCAGGTATATCTGGAAGATGACCTTTGATGTGTTCACCAGGTTGGGGACTATCCTCTCGCTCCTCGCCTCGGCGCGGTAGAGCCTGGCCGCCGCAACGCCGGGGCGGATGAGAACCGTCAGCGCGACCAGCACGATACCGATTCCGCCGAGCCACTGCATCCACGAGCGCCAGAAGAGGAGTATATGGGGGTAGCTCTCAAGGTGACTCATCATGGTGAGGCCCGTTCCGGTCCACGCGCTCATGCTCTCAAAGTAGGAATCCACGAAGGGCATGTCAGCTATGTAGATGAACGGTATGACGCTTATGAACGATGCGAAGAGCCAGGTGAAGGCGGCCGAGACCATAGCCTGTCTGAGGTTGACGTCCTCAACCTTTCCCATGTGCCTCGCGAGCCACGCGCCGAGCAGAATGGAGAACACTCCAGGGAGGGCAAAGTACACAACGTAATTGATTTCATCGGGGTAGAACCACACCAGCAACACGGGGAAGAGGTACGCCAGCCCCACACCCTGCAGGATTGCCCCGATGAGATTCTTAACCACGAAGATGTCGTCAGAGATGTTGATGTACTTTCTGAGCTCTAGCATGGGCCCACCGTAGAGGTAGGGTCTGCATTAAATAAAAGGTTTTTCCCGGAGTGGAAAGGTTTAAGGGGTAATAGGGCCTTCTTATGGCGGTGATAGAAAGTGGACGAGAGAGAGGCACTCATAAAGGCAGGGGAGATAGCACGCCAAGTGAAGAAGGAAGTTGTCGACATGATAAAGCCCGGGGCAAAGCTCTACGACATCGCGGAGTTCGTGGAGAGGCGCATAGTCGAACTCGGTGGAAAGCCCGCCTTCCCGTGCAATCTATCGATAAACGAAATCGCTGCCCACTACACGCCGTACAAGGGCGACGATAGCGTCCTCAAGGAAGGGGACTACCTCAAAGTCGACCTCGGCGTTCACGTGGACGGATACATAGCGGACACCGCCGTAACGTTCAGGGTGGGGATGGAAGAGGACGACCTGATGGCCGCCTCCAAGGAAGCACTTGAGAACGCCATAAGCGTGATACGCGCGGGTGTCAAAATAAGCGAGATTGGAAAGGCAATAGAGGAGACCATACGCGGTTACGGCTTCAATCCAATAGTCAATCTCAGCGGTCACAAAATAGAGCGCTACAAGCTCCACGCCGGTATAAGCATCCCGAACATATACCGCCCCAACGACAGCTACGTCCTCAAGGAGGGGGACGTCATCGCGATAGAGCCCTTCGCGACCACTGGTGCCGGGCAGGTCATAGAAGTTCCACCGGCGCTCATATTCATGCACATCCGCGACAGGCCGGTGAGGATGGCCCAGGCCAGGAGGCTTCTCATGCACATAAAGAGGGAGTACAACGGCCTCCCCTTCGCCTACCGCTGGCTCCAGGGCTTCATGCCGGAGGGTCAGCTCAAGCTCGCCCTGGCTCAGCTTGACAGGGCCGGAGCGATTTACAGCTACCAGATACTGAGGGAGGTTCGCGGCGGCCTGGTGAGCCAGTTCGAGCACACGGTTATAGTGGAAAAGGACGGGGCGTACATAACGACCTGAGCAAGCTTTTAGAAAAAGCTTGAGCAAAAGTCAAAATTCCGTAAAATATGAACGAGAGAGTTGCATCTCCTTTTCAATTTTAGCGGTAAGTTTGGGGTTTTATTCAAACACGCCGGCTTGACTGAGGTTTCACTCATTTCAACGTCCAAAGGACGTTCTACACAAGGGAAACACAATAAGAAGTATGAAAATTTGGGGAGCAACCCCCCAAGGGGCTCGGCAGTTGGCGCCGGGGCAGGGATTTGAACCCTGGTGCGCAACGCGCACGGGATCTCGAGTCCCGCGCCTTCCCAGGCTAGGCTACCCCGGCGCGATGGAGAGTTCTCGCGGGAGTTTTATAAATCTTTCCGCGAAAGATTTATTAACCTGAGTTAACTAAAAGCTCTCGGTTGCAAAAGTTTAAATTATCGGCCGCCCTAATAATAAGTGAAAAGGAGGTGGCAGAAATGGTCGGTATTCTTGTGCAGGAGGTTATGACCGACAGGTTCCAGAAAATAGACATCGACGCCCCGCTTTCTGAGGCGATCGGAATTTTTGAGAAGGAAGACCCTGACCTTATTCTGGTCTTCGACGGAAACCTGTACAAGGGAGTCCTGACCCAGGACCTGATAGTACGCTCCCACCTCAAGTGGGACCCAACCAAAGCCAAGGTTAGGGACGTCTACAAGACCGCTCCGGTTATCAAGCCGGATGAGGACCTTAGCAAGGCCGCCAAGCTCATGATTGAGGTTGACCTGCGCTCCCTCCCGGTTGGGGAGAGCAAGGCTGAAATCATTGGAGTTATAAGCGATATGGAGCTCCTCAACAGGATCGTTAAGGAGGAGTTCGGGGAAAAGAAAGTCGAAGACTTCATGACGAAGGACGTTATAACCCTGAAGCCCGACGACACTGTTGCAAAGGCGCTCGCAACAATGCGCGACCACGCGATCTCAAGGATACCCGTGGTCAACGAGGAGGGAAGGCTCGAAGGCCTTGTTACCCTGCACGACCTGATAATAAGGTTCATCAAGCCCCGCTTCAAGGCCCAGTACGGAGAGGTCGCCGGTGAAAAGATACCTCCCTTCAGCATGCAGCTCCGCGACGTGATGATAAGGGGTGTTATAACCATACCCGCCGAGGCAACGCTGAGGGACGCCGTCAAGACGATGATGGACAACGACATAGACGGACTGGTTGTCGTTGACGAGGGCAACAGGGTCAGGGGAATCCTCACCGTCAAGGACATGCTCCTGCCAATCTCAAGGATGGTTGAGAAGGAGGTCCGCTTCTACCTCCAGCTTGGCGGAGATGCGGATGTACTCAGCGACTTCACGAGGGAGAGGATAATTGAGGACGTGAGGCGCTTCGTTGACGGCTACGAAGACCTCCTTGGCCAGGAAGGCATAATCTACCTCTACATCAGGCGCTTCAACGAGCGCTTCAGGGGAGTGCACCTCTACCAGGCCAGAATGCGTGTCGTCACCGACAGGGGGGTGTTCATAGCAACCGGAGAAACATGGGGTGCGATACAGGCAGTCCACGACGCACTCAGGGCCATCGAGAGACAGCTCCTCCAGAAGGCGGAGCTTGAAAAGGACACCCACTACTACAAGCGCTTCCTTGAGAAGATGGGACTCGATTGAGGGGGTTACCCCCCCGGAAATTCCCTTTCTAAAATTCTTCTCTGGGTTTTGTCGAGGGTTCCAGGGTCAACCACCAGGATCAGCGTTCCGCCCGCGACGAGCACGTGGTCCTTCACGTTGAGGAGGAACTTAAGGGCGTTTTCGAAGCCGTTCTCCACGATCAGGTACTCGACGGCATCAACGTAAACAACCCTGTATCCGCTCTCGACGGCCTTGGCTATCAAGTCGGTCAGTATGTCTATCTTGGTGGGGCTTATAGCGTATATCTCGGGGGATTTGTGTATCTGCCCCTCCATGACCCTGGTGACCCAGAAAACCAGGGCGCTGGGGTGAACCTTACCGACTATGGAGTCTATGTTCTCCCGGGTTATCATCACAAGGTTTGAGGCCTCCTCGATACTGCCGAATTTCTCCGAGGCCTTCTCCCTTGAGGGACAGAGATAGGCACCGGGGGGAATGTTCTTCTTTGGCACTGGGGGAGCCCTGGCGGGTGGAAACGGTATGAACACGAATTTAACCGCCCCCACCGCGGCCATGATGCGGAAGAGCGCACCCAGGAAGAAACCAATGGGAGCAAACCACTCGATGTGACGGGTGACCGGATAGGTCAGGTTCAGAACACCCAGGAGCATCAACCCTATCGGGAACAGCGAGTCTATACTGCGGTCGGATATCTCCTTTTCCCTCAGAATCATGCCGAAATATATCAGGGCGGCGCCGTAGACGAGGGATGGAAACGTGGACTCAATGAAGAAGTTGTCGTGGAACGCGTTGGCGGCCAGCAGAAACAGCCACACATAGGACAGCACCAGGAGCACGGAGATGGCAACCACGTGCTTGAACTT
The Thermococcus radiotolerans genome window above contains:
- the cyaB gene encoding class IV adenylate cyclase: MIEIEVKGYANEAVFERVRENFKLIRKEYHEDTYFRHPCRDFAETDEALRIRIRRFNGHFEAFLTYKGPKIDQNSKTRMEIEVPISDPDKHTEILRNLGFEEVLTIEKTREKYYVDKGIIIDLDEVNGLGKFIEIEALAEGEEVVEETVKILREILESLGVERFERRSYLELMLEREVEHGEAG
- a CDS encoding energy-coupling factor ABC transporter ATP-binding protein, whose translation is MNVISVEDLSFRYRRAREYSLKNVSFKVRQGELLGIIGPSGSGKSTLCLTLNGVIPNSIKGEFSGDVIVRDPETGEKYNTKETPVAKLSTLVGLVLQNPESQLFNMTVEEEIAFGLENLGFDRNEILRRLRWALEVTGLRGLENEFPPNLSGGQQQRLAIAAVLAMEPAVLVLDEPTSQLDPVGRKEVLGLVSLLRKEHGITVVLVEHHTDYILRFADRVLVMAGGEIVLEGTPREIAEEAETLKRLGVKLPPSLEISHELRKRGMLKGPAITEEELLSGIGYPPV
- a CDS encoding TrkH family potassium uptake protein — its product is MLELRKYINISDDIFVVKNLIGAILQGVGLAYLFPVLLVWFYPDEINYVVYFALPGVFSILLGAWLARHMGKVEDVNLRQAMVSAAFTWLFASFISVIPFIYIADMPFVDSYFESMSAWTGTGLTMMSHLESYPHILLFWRSWMQWLGGIGIVLVALTVLIRPGVAAARLYRAEARSERIVPNLVNTSKVIFQIYLVLTLVGVYLYYINGMPLFDAVIHSMTGLGTGGMSSHDLSIGYFNSTSIEAVTIFLMIMGAVNFTVHYRLFRDRHLKPFFEDVQVKYMFIFLFPAIAVIALSLTQLGDGIGDALRQAVFHAVSAITCTGFGIADLSKYPELGKFILGILMVIGGGAGSTAGGIKLIRVILMYESLKWTLQSAILPKGAVIKRKVGNYLFSEEDIQEVMSFTMTYFAFLLIGTLYTMLRLGTSLTDSFFEVASAQGNVGLSIGITSPTLPVDLKILLILHMWIGRLEIFSTLVFIISVFLLAPRVVTRR
- the map gene encoding type II methionyl aminopeptidase; this encodes MDEREALIKAGEIARQVKKEVVDMIKPGAKLYDIAEFVERRIVELGGKPAFPCNLSINEIAAHYTPYKGDDSVLKEGDYLKVDLGVHVDGYIADTAVTFRVGMEEDDLMAASKEALENAISVIRAGVKISEIGKAIEETIRGYGFNPIVNLSGHKIERYKLHAGISIPNIYRPNDSYVLKEGDVIAIEPFATTGAGQVIEVPPALIFMHIRDRPVRMAQARRLLMHIKREYNGLPFAYRWLQGFMPEGQLKLALAQLDRAGAIYSYQILREVRGGLVSQFEHTVIVEKDGAYITT
- a CDS encoding CBS domain-containing protein gives rise to the protein MVGILVQEVMTDRFQKIDIDAPLSEAIGIFEKEDPDLILVFDGNLYKGVLTQDLIVRSHLKWDPTKAKVRDVYKTAPVIKPDEDLSKAAKLMIEVDLRSLPVGESKAEIIGVISDMELLNRIVKEEFGEKKVEDFMTKDVITLKPDDTVAKALATMRDHAISRIPVVNEEGRLEGLVTLHDLIIRFIKPRFKAQYGEVAGEKIPPFSMQLRDVMIRGVITIPAEATLRDAVKTMMDNDIDGLVVVDEGNRVRGILTVKDMLLPISRMVEKEVRFYLQLGGDADVLSDFTRERIIEDVRRFVDGYEDLLGQEGIIYLYIRRFNERFRGVHLYQARMRVVTDRGVFIATGETWGAIQAVHDALRAIERQLLQKAELEKDTHYYKRFLEKMGLD
- a CDS encoding DUF835 domain-containing protein, producing MNWHDLVSIINFISRWVLFFAVFYKTYQTREKSWMLLTTAFFINVLDIESYIFKPLGIEIAHDAYRIASKIPNFFIATLLIWGALHLKYRTSKFKHVVAISVLLVLSYVWLFLLAANAFHDNFFIESTFPSLVYGAALIYFGMILREKEISDRSIDSLFPIGLMLLGVLNLTYPVTRHIEWFAPIGFFLGALFRIMAAVGAVKFVFIPFPPARAPPVPKKNIPPGAYLCPSREKASEKFGSIEEASNLVMITRENIDSIVGKVHPSALVFWVTRVMEGQIHKSPEIYAISPTKIDILTDLIAKAVESGYRVVYVDAVEYLIVENGFENALKFLLNVKDHVLVAGGTLILVVDPGTLDKTQRRILEREFPGG